One part of the Bacillus sp. FJAT-27916 genome encodes these proteins:
- a CDS encoding GNAT family N-acetyltransferase — protein MQVYLQTERTVMREIVLKDADELLAICRQPSILKWLPQWNVSLTQLRNWIRKVNANPFQEGTGTGRMVQVICLKNEGTMIGLLAAERKPDVDNQLEIGYFLVEEYRGNGIMTEVLEAWISWMRERYWQGSFIALANPDNEASQRLLHRIGFCRVSTIAVNREYDGRVVYDCFQLMLGRSLKKANAKSQGHQV, from the coding sequence ATGCAGGTTTATTTACAAACGGAGAGAACGGTGATGAGGGAGATTGTGTTAAAGGATGCAGATGAACTGCTGGCCATTTGTCGACAGCCTTCTATTCTTAAATGGCTTCCTCAATGGAATGTTAGCTTGACTCAATTGCGGAATTGGATTAGGAAGGTGAATGCAAATCCATTCCAAGAGGGGACAGGGACTGGAAGAATGGTGCAGGTCATTTGTTTAAAAAACGAGGGAACCATGATAGGACTGTTGGCAGCAGAGAGGAAACCAGATGTAGATAACCAGCTGGAGATTGGGTATTTTCTTGTGGAGGAATATAGGGGAAATGGGATTATGACGGAAGTACTCGAGGCTTGGATTTCATGGATGCGGGAAAGGTATTGGCAAGGCTCTTTCATCGCTCTTGCCAACCCGGATAATGAAGCTTCTCAAAGGCTTCTTCACCGGATTGGTTTTTGCCGAGTTTCAACCATAGCAGTGAATAGGGAATATGATGGGAGGGTGGTTTATGATTGTTTTCAGCTAATGCTCGGACGGTCCTTAAAAAAGGCTAACGCAAAAAGCCAGGGGCATCAAGTATGA
- a CDS encoding helix-turn-helix domain-containing protein has product MTSSFGSRLKELRKERRLSQEELGSIIGVAQSTLGSYERETREPSIEGILQLAHYFEVSVDYLLGNSDLRESATHIHPKGAYDLHQLFHDNEVILYGRTLTEDEKQRLLDISLGLFYR; this is encoded by the coding sequence ATGACATCTTCTTTTGGATCTAGATTAAAAGAATTGCGAAAAGAAAGACGATTATCACAAGAAGAGCTGGGATCGATCATTGGGGTAGCCCAGTCCACTCTAGGCTCTTATGAAAGAGAGACACGCGAACCAAGTATTGAAGGTATCTTACAATTGGCTCATTATTTTGAAGTCTCTGTGGATTATTTGCTGGGAAATTCAGATTTACGTGAGTCAGCAACACATATCCACCCAAAAGGGGCCTATGATTTACATCAATTATTCCATGATAATGAAGTCATTCTTTATGGCAGGACATTGACCGAGGATGAAAAACAGCGTCTGCTAGATATTTCCTTAGGTTTGTTCTATCGGTAG
- a CDS encoding MaoC/PaaZ C-terminal domain-containing protein codes for MNMMERLQAGEGIEPIQLSPVTPEILIEYAEASGDHNPIHLDEKEAKQLGLPGIIAHGMWTMGNLAKLFTPYYEEGFLQDYQIRFRGMVFLGDIITLQAELMSKNDRLLTFQVSAVNQHGIDVLKGKAVFKLFH; via the coding sequence ATGAATATGATGGAACGGCTGCAGGCTGGTGAAGGAATTGAACCCATCCAGTTATCTCCGGTAACACCAGAGATTTTGATAGAGTATGCAGAGGCGTCTGGAGATCATAATCCGATTCACCTTGATGAGAAGGAGGCAAAGCAGCTTGGGCTCCCTGGCATCATTGCCCATGGCATGTGGACGATGGGTAATTTAGCGAAACTGTTTACACCTTATTATGAGGAAGGTTTTTTACAGGATTATCAAATCCGGTTCAGGGGAATGGTGTTTTTGGGAGACATCATCACCTTGCAGGCAGAGCTTATGTCAAAGAATGATCGGCTGTTAACATTCCAAGTATCTGCGGTCAATCAACATGGCATTGATGTACTAAAAGGAAAAGCTGTCTTTAAATTATTCCATTAA
- a CDS encoding MaoC family dehydratase N-terminal domain-containing protein, with amino-acid sequence MFETAIGKQSKRVKNIVDRNRVKLFAHAIGDEASIYLDESVGEASRYGGNIAPPTYPRVFDYGQIDGLKLPAKGLIHGEQIYHYERPLLVGEEVYCYARVADYKERQGQNGRMGIMRIENNGEDANGQSIFSSTVVIIINEAAIKGMNE; translated from the coding sequence ATGTTTGAGACGGCAATAGGGAAACAATCAAAACGGGTTAAAAATATCGTGGATCGAAATCGGGTTAAGCTATTCGCCCATGCTATCGGTGATGAGGCATCGATTTATTTGGATGAGTCAGTGGGGGAAGCTTCGCGATATGGCGGTAACATTGCCCCGCCTACATACCCAAGGGTGTTTGATTATGGACAGATTGATGGGTTGAAGCTTCCCGCAAAGGGATTAATTCATGGAGAGCAAATTTATCATTATGAACGTCCGCTTCTTGTCGGGGAAGAGGTATACTGCTATGCGAGAGTCGCAGATTACAAGGAGAGGCAAGGACAGAACGGCAGAATGGGCATTATGCGTATCGAAAACAACGGAGAAGATGCCAATGGACAATCAATCTTTTCTTCAACGGTTGTCATTATCATAAACGAAGCGGCTATAAAGGGGATGAATGAATGA
- a CDS encoding beta-ketoacyl-ACP reductase encodes MSERFIGRTAVITGGSRGIGKAIAEQLASEKAAVAVLDINEDALKACEEDFKSKGYDIIVKKADVTLSAEVNKAVEEIVEHFGQIDILVNNAGVIRDNLLFKMEDADWDMVMNVHLKGSFNMTRAVQSHMVKQKYGRIINISSTSALGNRGQVNYSAAKAGLQGFTKTLAIELGRYGITANSVAPGFIETDMTKATAERIGITFEQLIEASVSAIPVGRSGKPEDIANAVAFFADEKSSFVSGQVLYVAGGPKN; translated from the coding sequence ATGAGTGAGCGATTTATCGGAAGAACAGCGGTCATTACAGGAGGCAGCAGGGGAATCGGCAAGGCAATTGCTGAGCAGCTGGCATCAGAAAAGGCTGCAGTGGCAGTGCTGGATATTAATGAAGATGCGTTAAAGGCATGTGAAGAGGATTTTAAGTCAAAAGGGTATGATATTATCGTGAAAAAAGCAGACGTCACTTTATCTGCTGAGGTTAATAAAGCAGTCGAGGAAATCGTCGAGCATTTTGGACAGATTGATATTTTGGTCAATAATGCGGGTGTCATTCGTGATAATCTGCTTTTCAAAATGGAGGATGCTGATTGGGATATGGTCATGAATGTGCATTTAAAGGGCTCCTTTAATATGACGCGAGCGGTTCAATCCCATATGGTAAAGCAGAAATACGGAAGAATCATCAATATTTCCTCTACATCAGCGTTAGGAAATCGTGGACAAGTCAACTATTCAGCTGCAAAAGCAGGACTGCAAGGCTTTACGAAGACATTGGCTATTGAGTTGGGCCGATATGGGATTACAGCTAATTCCGTGGCTCCTGGTTTTATTGAAACCGATATGACAAAAGCCACAGCAGAAAGGATAGGCATAACCTTTGAGCAATTAATCGAAGCAAGCGTATCCGCCATCCCAGTAGGGAGGAGCGGGAAACCAGAGGATATTGCCAATGCTGTAGCCTTCTTTGCGGATGAGAAGTCATCCTTTGTAAGCGGACAGGTGCTCTATGTGGCTGGAGGACCCAAAAATTAA
- a CDS encoding R2-like ligand-binding oxidase, which yields MRKTITATPRGLMVDSFPYRLYQKAKKVGTWNPAEIDFTQDAKDWQAATDTQRQSILRLLSQFQAGEEAVTLDLLPLIMAIAKEGRIEEEMFLTTFLFEEAKHTEFFRTVLDAIGEKGELNLLLSDSYKQVFHVILPETMDRLITDQSPEAIADASTVYNMFVEGVLAETGYFSFYKSLEESGIMPGLLEGIGHLKRDESRHIGYGTFLLQRLICEHPHLLDEVILKRMAEMTPLALQIVEEGFDDADMEAFGAEPEEVMNFAMKQLQVRMDILQRAKGKQLNEIYAASNHDLSLI from the coding sequence ATGCGTAAGACAATCACGGCGACGCCCAGGGGGTTAATGGTTGATTCTTTCCCTTATCGCCTTTATCAAAAAGCCAAAAAAGTTGGTACGTGGAATCCGGCAGAAATTGACTTCACACAGGATGCGAAGGATTGGCAGGCGGCAACCGACACTCAAAGGCAGAGTATATTACGCCTTCTCTCCCAGTTTCAGGCTGGAGAGGAAGCGGTTACACTTGATTTGCTTCCTTTAATCATGGCGATTGCAAAGGAGGGACGGATAGAAGAGGAGATGTTCTTGACAACCTTCCTGTTTGAAGAGGCGAAGCATACAGAATTTTTTCGAACGGTACTGGATGCGATTGGCGAAAAAGGTGAATTGAATCTGCTTTTAAGTGACTCCTACAAGCAGGTTTTCCATGTGATTCTTCCTGAAACGATGGACCGTTTGATTACAGATCAGTCTCCTGAAGCCATCGCAGATGCTTCGACGGTATACAATATGTTTGTGGAGGGTGTATTAGCTGAAACGGGCTATTTTTCCTTCTATAAATCGTTGGAGGAGTCAGGGATTATGCCTGGTTTGCTGGAGGGCATCGGGCATTTGAAGAGAGATGAGTCCAGGCATATTGGCTATGGAACCTTCCTTTTACAAAGATTGATTTGTGAGCATCCACATCTTTTAGATGAGGTTATTTTGAAGAGAATGGCTGAAATGACTCCTTTAGCCCTTCAAATTGTTGAAGAAGGATTTGATGATGCAGATATGGAAGCCTTTGGTGCAGAGCCAGAGGAAGTCATGAATTTTGCCATGAAGCAATTGCAGGTTAGAATGGATATCCTGCAGCGAGCTAAAGGAAAACAGCTGAATGAAATCTATGCGGCAAGTAATCATGACCTGAGCCTGATTTAA
- a CDS encoding class I adenylate-forming enzyme family protein: MRLSFLLDQNIQEFGEYPFLYYGEKKFTNVETRAYANQLAIELQRSGIKKGDRVIVMMPNSPEVLIAYQAITRAQAVIVPVLFTLHPKEIAYIAENCEAARILSSSSIQGQVNQIEKELSTNIPIVMIDDLSDLTSPSVRVEENDGMHVPDFNDDEVAVILYTSGTTGSPKGVMLTHRNLYKNAVNSSVHANVERGSTIGALPLAHVFGLTISHACYVTGSSIVIFPRFIPSEIFSAIERYQVKSFSVVPAMIYAMMASNDAERFDLTSLESVSSGSAPLPVSLLQAFEKKFGASVYEGYGLSEASPIVTAHKKGIPIKPGSVGIPIPGVELKVVDTTGQEVPRGVIGEIVLRGEHITPGYFQNERESEKAIVQGWLHTGDIGQMDDEGYLYIVDRKKDLIIKNGFNIYPRDLEEVLSRHKAVIETAVIGVPDEQSGEEVMACVVKKPNEEVTEEELIAYCAEQIAKNKLPKHIVFLSELPRNGVGKVLKASLRKSIAEGKV, from the coding sequence ATGAGGTTGTCATTTTTGTTGGATCAGAATATTCAAGAGTTTGGCGAGTATCCCTTTTTATACTATGGTGAAAAGAAATTCACAAATGTCGAGACAAGAGCATATGCCAATCAGTTAGCGATAGAGTTACAGCGGTCAGGAATTAAAAAAGGAGACCGTGTGATCGTTATGATGCCGAACAGTCCAGAAGTTCTCATTGCCTATCAAGCGATAACGAGAGCTCAAGCGGTCATTGTTCCAGTACTCTTTACTCTTCACCCGAAGGAAATCGCCTATATAGCTGAGAATTGCGAGGCAGCTAGAATACTTTCATCTTCCTCCATCCAAGGTCAAGTCAATCAGATTGAGAAAGAACTGAGTACAAATATCCCCATTGTCATGATAGATGATTTGAGTGATCTGACATCCCCCTCGGTCCGAGTAGAGGAGAATGACGGCATGCATGTGCCAGACTTCAATGATGATGAGGTAGCAGTCATTTTGTATACATCAGGCACCACTGGCAGTCCGAAAGGTGTCATGCTTACTCATAGGAATTTATATAAGAATGCGGTTAACTCCTCCGTTCATGCTAATGTGGAACGCGGGTCCACAATTGGGGCTTTGCCTCTTGCTCATGTATTTGGTCTGACCATTTCACATGCGTGCTATGTGACAGGGAGCTCAATTGTCATCTTTCCCCGTTTTATTCCGAGTGAAATCTTTTCGGCAATTGAGAGATATCAAGTAAAGTCATTTTCAGTCGTTCCAGCCATGATTTATGCCATGATGGCTTCAAATGATGCTGAGCGTTTCGACTTAACTAGCCTGGAATCGGTCAGCTCAGGCTCTGCGCCGCTCCCTGTTTCATTGCTGCAAGCCTTTGAGAAGAAATTTGGCGCTTCTGTATATGAAGGGTACGGTTTATCTGAGGCAAGTCCCATTGTTACGGCCCATAAGAAAGGAATACCCATTAAGCCTGGGTCTGTCGGTATTCCAATTCCGGGCGTGGAATTAAAGGTTGTAGATACGACAGGACAGGAAGTTCCAAGAGGAGTTATTGGCGAAATCGTTTTAAGGGGAGAGCATATCACCCCGGGATATTTTCAGAATGAACGTGAATCAGAGAAGGCAATTGTTCAAGGATGGCTTCATACGGGTGATATTGGCCAGATGGACGATGAGGGGTATCTCTATATCGTTGACCGGAAGAAGGACCTTATTATTAAGAATGGATTTAATATATATCCTCGGGATTTAGAAGAGGTTCTCTCAAGACATAAAGCGGTCATTGAAACAGCGGTTATTGGTGTTCCTGATGAACAGTCCGGTGAGGAGGTCATGGCCTGTGTCGTTAAAAAGCCTAATGAAGAGGTTACGGAAGAGGAGCTCATCGCTTATTGTGCAGAACAGATAGCTAAGAATAAGCTTCCAAAGCATATTGTTTTTCTCTCGGAGCTTCCGCGTAATGGTGTCGGAAAGGTATTGAAGGCAAGTTTACGTAAATCGATTGCGGAGGGAAAAGTCTAA
- a CDS encoding DUF2187 family protein, with translation MEKGQPNENLLANMANIGDVVEFKRRDLNIIGKVSLVKELSCIVDIDLDVATYFGYETPKTVVRHGNYKIISSPESVYSSKLHAAEL, from the coding sequence ATGGAAAAGGGGCAACCCAATGAAAATTTACTCGCAAATATGGCTAATATTGGTGATGTGGTAGAGTTTAAACGTCGAGATTTAAATATCATTGGAAAGGTATCACTAGTGAAGGAACTATCTTGCATTGTTGATATCGACTTGGATGTAGCAACTTATTTCGGCTATGAGACTCCTAAAACGGTTGTTCGCCATGGTAATTACAAAATTATTTCCAGTCCAGAAAGTGTCTATAGCAGCAAACTTCATGCTGCTGAACTGTAA
- a CDS encoding competence protein ComK, producing the protein MDDLLNQYIGVGTQALFPVFENGYPLTKVYSVSGESIIQMSTIQLIKESIIRYGSDYDGAMKSSKHHLGKSYVLPLQISGHYKIYMFPTKACLQADCVWIALDHYKGCEKVDNQHTRIYLSHNTSIIVECKATILMHRFNKALTLKNKIDNFLISMKS; encoded by the coding sequence ATGGATGATTTATTAAATCAATACATAGGGGTTGGGACTCAAGCTCTGTTTCCAGTATTTGAAAACGGGTATCCGCTAACGAAGGTTTATTCCGTTAGCGGCGAATCAATTATACAAATGTCTACCATTCAGTTGATTAAGGAAAGTATTATTCGGTATGGTTCCGATTATGATGGAGCAATGAAGAGCTCGAAACATCATTTGGGTAAAAGCTATGTACTTCCGCTGCAAATCAGTGGTCATTATAAGATTTATATGTTTCCAACAAAAGCTTGCCTTCAAGCGGACTGTGTTTGGATTGCTCTTGATCATTATAAGGGCTGTGAGAAGGTGGACAATCAACATACTCGCATTTATTTATCTCATAATACTTCTATTATTGTTGAATGTAAGGCTACAATCCTCATGCATCGTTTCAATAAAGCCTTAACCTTAAAAAACAAGATTGATAACTTTCTTATAAGCATGAAATCCTGA
- the ppc gene encoding phosphoenolpyruvate carboxylase, translating into MVTKQDTSLPLRKEVKMLGNILGEILIYQGGQELFDTVERIRIMCKSLRLHVEDETYHELKKEIASLSPLMRMQVIRAFSVYFHLINAAEQNHRIRRRRDYQLNSEDEQPGSIEQAIQSMKDKQISGEIIQDVLKRLSLDLIITAHPTEATKRSVLEIQKRISNLLIRLDSPLLTNKERKNIEESLYNEITTLWHTDELRDRKPTVIDEVRNGLYYFDKIFFDVLPEIHQEVEDSLKEHYEDDDWNVPTFLRFGSWIGGDRDGNPFVTPEVTWETLTRQRGLVLRKYEKVLIELMKRLSHSSARAPISDAILQSVEYGESNYIAADKRWPVHNETYRRMLAIVIERLRMVGESSLGYKSANELLDDLQMIKESIYGHHPKAHELKLLQKLIRQVQLFGFHLGTLDIRNHSEEHSAALTEILKKVNIEKDYQALTEEKKLDLLENLLTDPRPLLLAREEYSEETWEMIEVFDLIKRAHKEFGKESIRVYIVSMTRSASDLLEVLLLAKEAGLYRRHVDGTVESDLNVAPLLETIEDLSNGSAILQTLLQMPVYREHLRILNNQQEIMLGYSDGSKDGGTLTANWKLYKAQIELHDIAKEYSVSTKFFHGRGGSLGRGGGPLSRSLLSQPLETLGDGVKITEQGEVLSSRYLIKDIASRSLEQAASTLIETAANVSKRSEQGHFRDPSWVRAMEEISDISYQKYQSLVFHDEGFLTYFNQATPLKEIGELNIGSRPMARKNSDKFENLRAIPWVFAWTQSRQLFPAWYAAGSGLMRYVEQAQGNIHILREMYQDWPFFRSTVDNLQMALMKADLKTAKEYAALTSDPEIGTRIFANIVEEYNLTKRVLLDITGDEELLEQTPNIKDSVHRRNPYVDPLNFIQVHLIHELREKDGKDTDLLIQVLHTINGIAAGLRNTG; encoded by the coding sequence ATGGTCACAAAGCAGGATACAAGTTTGCCCCTTCGCAAGGAAGTTAAAATGCTTGGCAATATTCTAGGGGAAATATTAATCTATCAAGGCGGACAAGAACTGTTTGATACAGTTGAACGAATCAGAATCATGTGTAAGTCCCTTCGTCTTCATGTCGAGGATGAGACATACCATGAATTAAAGAAAGAAATTGCTTCCCTATCACCATTGATGAGGATGCAGGTTATTCGAGCATTTTCTGTTTATTTTCATTTAATCAATGCAGCGGAACAGAATCATCGAATAAGACGACGCCGTGATTACCAATTAAATTCAGAGGATGAGCAGCCTGGTTCCATTGAACAGGCGATTCAATCCATGAAGGATAAACAAATATCCGGAGAAATTATCCAAGATGTTCTTAAACGTTTGTCATTAGATTTAATTATCACAGCCCACCCGACTGAAGCGACGAAGAGATCGGTTCTTGAGATACAGAAAAGGATATCCAATCTGCTTATTCGTTTAGACAGTCCTCTCTTGACGAACAAGGAAAGAAAGAATATTGAGGAAAGCTTATATAATGAGATTACGACATTATGGCATACAGACGAATTAAGGGATCGAAAGCCGACTGTTATTGATGAGGTTCGTAACGGACTCTATTATTTTGATAAGATCTTTTTTGATGTGCTTCCGGAAATACATCAAGAGGTGGAGGACAGCCTGAAGGAACATTATGAGGATGATGACTGGAATGTGCCGACATTTCTCCGTTTTGGATCATGGATTGGCGGAGATAGGGATGGCAATCCCTTCGTAACGCCTGAAGTGACATGGGAGACATTGACAAGACAACGTGGCCTTGTTCTGAGAAAGTATGAGAAAGTATTAATTGAATTAATGAAACGCTTATCGCATTCCAGTGCGAGAGCCCCAATAAGTGATGCTATTTTGCAATCGGTCGAATACGGCGAGTCAAACTATATAGCAGCAGATAAAAGATGGCCTGTACATAATGAAACCTATCGTCGTATGCTTGCTATTGTAATCGAAAGACTGCGAATGGTTGGTGAAAGCTCTCTAGGATATAAAAGCGCCAATGAACTACTGGACGATTTACAGATGATCAAGGAAAGTATTTATGGTCACCACCCAAAAGCGCATGAATTGAAGCTTCTTCAGAAACTTATCCGTCAGGTTCAATTATTTGGATTCCATCTTGGTACATTGGATATCCGGAATCATAGTGAAGAGCATTCTGCCGCATTAACGGAAATATTGAAGAAGGTTAATATAGAGAAGGATTATCAGGCACTTACAGAAGAGAAGAAGCTGGATTTGCTTGAGAACCTGCTGACAGACCCCCGGCCATTATTGCTCGCTCGTGAGGAATACAGCGAGGAAACGTGGGAAATGATTGAGGTATTTGACCTGATCAAGAGAGCACATAAAGAATTTGGAAAGGAATCAATCCGTGTTTATATTGTCAGTATGACCAGATCAGCGAGTGATTTGCTTGAAGTGCTGCTGCTGGCCAAGGAGGCAGGACTATATAGACGCCATGTTGATGGGACAGTTGAGAGCGATTTGAATGTTGCCCCTCTGCTTGAGACGATTGAGGATCTATCCAATGGTTCAGCCATCCTTCAGACACTGCTGCAAATGCCGGTATATCGTGAGCATTTACGCATCTTGAATAACCAGCAGGAAATTATGCTGGGCTATTCAGATGGAAGTAAGGATGGAGGCACATTGACAGCAAATTGGAAGCTGTACAAGGCCCAGATTGAACTGCATGATATAGCGAAGGAATATAGTGTATCAACGAAGTTTTTCCATGGACGCGGCGGTTCACTTGGCAGGGGCGGCGGTCCGCTTAGCCGAAGCTTATTATCACAACCGCTTGAAACGCTTGGGGATGGAGTGAAGATTACCGAACAAGGCGAGGTTCTCTCATCTCGCTACCTCATTAAAGATATAGCTTCCCGTTCACTGGAACAAGCGGCTTCAACCTTGATTGAAACGGCGGCTAATGTGTCGAAACGTTCGGAGCAAGGTCATTTCCGTGATCCATCGTGGGTGAGAGCAATGGAGGAAATTTCGGACATTTCCTATCAGAAGTATCAATCTCTTGTATTCCATGATGAAGGTTTCTTAACTTATTTCAACCAAGCTACTCCTCTAAAGGAAATCGGTGAGCTCAACATCGGTTCAAGGCCAATGGCGAGAAAAAATAGTGACAAGTTTGAGAACTTAAGAGCCATTCCATGGGTGTTTGCCTGGACGCAAAGCAGGCAGCTATTCCCTGCCTGGTATGCAGCCGGATCCGGCTTAATGAGATATGTAGAACAGGCACAGGGAAATATTCATATCTTGAGAGAAATGTATCAGGACTGGCCATTTTTCCGTTCCACGGTCGATAATTTACAAATGGCACTTATGAAGGCAGATTTAAAGACTGCGAAGGAATATGCTGCTTTAACAAGTGATCCGGAGATTGGGACAAGAATCTTTGCTAATATTGTAGAAGAGTACAACCTAACGAAGAGGGTGCTGCTTGATATTACCGGTGATGAGGAACTTCTTGAGCAAACGCCGAATATTAAGGATTCGGTTCACCGCCGTAATCCATATGTTGATCCTCTGAACTTCATACAGGTGCACTTAATCCATGAATTACGGGAAAAGGACGGGAAAGATACGGATTTGCTTATCCAGGTTTTGCACACAATCAATGGTATAGCTGCAGGGCTTCGTAATACGGGTTGA
- a CDS encoding STAS domain-containing protein, translating to MKPLTDIQLYDFLKDNHESILNDMIQMDTNRESLPADILKEIANTTVKTINSRLLDSSRFFESHLKEWADIVMKRSLQLNISVSYLADLLTHDRRIYCQYIEQFILSQGKELTLGITCHWFSLINEGFDRMLSHFIHRMDTYKNRQLSEQQRLINELSTAVIPLINQIGVLPLTGQMDSERFEFVLKAVPNQCIHLEVNHLFIDMSGIPVIDVLISEQLSRLTKMLKLLGISATISGMKPEVALYTIQSGINLSHFSTSSTLKQALRNYGVKIAP from the coding sequence ATGAAACCACTAACAGATATCCAACTGTATGACTTTTTAAAAGATAATCATGAATCCATTCTGAATGATATGATCCAAATGGACACCAACCGCGAGAGCCTGCCGGCAGATATATTAAAAGAAATAGCCAACACTACCGTTAAAACAATTAACAGCCGTCTGTTGGACAGCTCTCGATTTTTCGAATCACATTTGAAAGAATGGGCAGACATTGTCATGAAAAGAAGCTTACAGTTGAATATCTCTGTTTCTTACCTTGCCGACCTTCTAACACATGACCGTCGAATCTATTGTCAATATATTGAACAATTTATCCTTAGCCAAGGAAAAGAGCTGACCCTCGGCATCACCTGTCATTGGTTTTCTCTCATTAATGAAGGATTTGACCGGATGCTATCTCATTTTATCCACCGGATGGATACATACAAGAACCGTCAATTGTCTGAACAACAGCGGCTTATCAATGAGTTGAGTACGGCTGTTATTCCATTAATCAATCAAATCGGCGTCCTCCCTTTAACCGGACAGATGGATTCTGAACGATTCGAATTTGTTCTAAAGGCTGTCCCAAACCAGTGTATTCATCTCGAGGTCAATCATCTTTTCATCGATATGTCCGGTATCCCCGTCATTGACGTCCTCATCTCAGAGCAGCTCTCCAGATTAACCAAAATGCTCAAGCTTCTCGGTATTTCCGCCACCATTTCAGGAATGAAACCGGAGGTCGCACTCTATACAATCCAATCAGGCATTAACTTAAGTCATTTTTCCACCTCAAGCACATTAAAGCAGGCCCTGCGAAATTATGGGGTCAAAATCGCCCCATGA
- a CDS encoding MDR family MFS transporter, whose amino-acid sequence MSIRHWDTNLKVRLLGEAFVQIAFWMVFPFLAIYFAETMGITTASALLMLSQVIAVVCGLFGGFFADHFGRRRMMLIAIGGEAMGYGIFALASHPAIDSAMFGFIGFTIASLFSNIYQPAAQAMVADVVEPKNRSYVFSIFYMMTNIAVVVGPIIGAIFFTNHRFWLLVIVTCGAIFLFLLLYFFSRETIPDREAATSKSLSFKQVVKGQFADYRVIFTDRVLLLFILAGILVSQTFMQLDLFIPIHITETVDEATLLSLGNLIVSLSATELFGFVVALNGGIVALCTVLVTKWMMTYREKYVFAGSSILYGISILLMGLFPYPWMYIVSIIIFSLAELMTVGIAQNFVSVIAPKHQRAMYFSAAQLRFSIGRVLAPLSITLTGLIGSRETTYILAVVAFLSAGIYLLMYRLYAKNEMKEVSI is encoded by the coding sequence ATGAGTATTAGACATTGGGACACCAACCTGAAGGTTCGTTTGCTTGGTGAGGCATTTGTACAAATAGCTTTTTGGATGGTCTTTCCCTTCCTTGCCATTTATTTTGCAGAGACAATGGGAATCACAACCGCAAGTGCACTTTTGATGCTGTCACAAGTAATCGCGGTTGTCTGTGGATTATTCGGAGGCTTTTTTGCCGACCACTTCGGAAGGAGACGAATGATGCTCATCGCTATTGGAGGGGAGGCCATGGGTTACGGCATCTTCGCTTTAGCCAGTCACCCTGCCATTGATTCAGCTATGTTTGGCTTTATTGGCTTTACCATTGCTAGTTTATTTTCGAATATTTATCAGCCTGCAGCCCAGGCAATGGTTGCGGATGTGGTTGAGCCCAAGAATAGAAGCTATGTATTTTCCATCTTTTATATGATGACTAATATTGCGGTCGTCGTTGGTCCGATAATAGGGGCCATTTTCTTCACCAATCACCGATTCTGGCTGCTTGTGATTGTTACTTGCGGAGCGATCTTTTTATTCCTGCTCCTCTACTTCTTCTCTCGGGAAACCATTCCTGACAGAGAAGCAGCAACCAGCAAATCACTCAGCTTCAAGCAGGTCGTCAAAGGACAGTTTGCTGATTACCGAGTTATATTTACCGATCGGGTATTGCTGCTTTTTATTCTCGCTGGAATCCTGGTTTCGCAAACCTTTATGCAATTGGATTTATTCATACCCATACATATTACCGAGACCGTAGATGAAGCAACCTTGCTTTCCTTAGGAAATTTGATTGTCTCCTTGAGCGCAACAGAGCTCTTCGGCTTTGTTGTGGCGTTAAATGGCGGAATTGTCGCTCTATGCACCGTTCTTGTGACGAAGTGGATGATGACTTATCGGGAGAAATATGTATTCGCCGGCTCCTCAATCTTATATGGGATATCCATTCTATTAATGGGCTTATTCCCTTATCCATGGATGTATATCGTGAGTATTATCATCTTCAGCCTTGCTGAGCTGATGACCGTTGGAATAGCCCAGAATTTCGTCTCTGTCATTGCGCCAAAGCATCAGCGAGCCATGTATTTCTCAGCCGCACAGCTCCGTTTCAGCATTGGCCGAGTACTAGCTCCTCTATCCATTACTTTAACGGGCTTGATTGGCTCCCGGGAAACGACCTATATCTTAGCAGTCGTCGCTTTCCTTTCAGCTGGTATCTATCTCTTGATGTACCGTCTTTATGCAAAGAATGAAATGAAGGAAGTATCCATATAA